In the Clostridium gelidum genome, AGCTAAACTAATAACAGTTTTCCTCCCTTCTCTATACTTAGCTAAGTTATCCTCTATCTCTTTTATTTTACTTGTTTCAAATGAATCCAACTTTAAATTTTTATACTGATTCATATAATTATTAAATTCTCCGGCACGAGTATCTATATCTTTAATTAAACTATCATTTTCATTTTTATCCGTTGTTACCATAAGTCTATAAATATCTGCTGTAATAGCTCTTGCATGCACTCTAGATTCACTCAACCATTCACTAGACAATAATCTTTCATTATACATGGAATCAATACTTTTACTAGATGCTAGTAAGAAGTAATATCCAGTTGTACCTACTGCAAGTAACCCTATTAAAGAGCATACTATAAGTAATGTTAATTTTTTACCTACCTTTAAATTATTAAGCCATCTCATTTTTAATCTCCTACCCTTACTTAAAATTTCAATAAAAAAACCTGTCAACAATTAATAACTTAATTGTTGGCAGGTTGCACCACTAACTCCGAATTCTTAAGGTGCCCAAATAAAAGAAATCATCATCGTTTCCAACTTTTCATGACATTATATTACAAAATATTATAATATTCACTTATATTCTTATTATATCACCTACATATACAGATGTACATATTTTATACTATTAGTTATAATGTTTGGCTATGTTTTGTATTATTTGCAAAAAAGCGTTGCAATAAATCAAGGTATTTATCTGGATGAATTAAACTAATTTCTCCATGTCCACTTTTTGTAATGACTTTTAAAAAACTACCATTAATGGTATCGTGAAGTAGTGTTGCTGATTTTTTCATTATTGATAATTCTTTCTCACCAACTAATATTAATGTTCTTGCTTTCGTCTTGCATAATGTTGAAGATATTGAATAATCTCCATTACTTTTCGTAATATTAATTAGTGTTTCTTTTGTCATTCGTGAACTATCCTCATAATAGGTTTCAAATAATTCATATGGTACATTTAATGTTTTAGCCTGTAGTCTTGCATACCATCTTTTCTTAATTAGCCCATAGCACACATTATACATCGGTACAGTTAATGTGACTGCCATTTTCATAGGATAAACCAACGCACTTTCTATAACAGCATTCTCTGTGATACCACATTCTTGTGATATTATTTCAACAACGATTTGAGCACCAATAGAAAGACCGCAAATTGCAAAAACTTTTCCATTACAATTTTCTTTTATATAATTAATAACCTGTTCTGCGGATTTTTTTATACTTACAAAAGTATTATTCCAATCATCACCATGCCCATCAATAATAGGTGTAACAATATAATAATCCTTTTGCAATGCTTCAATTTGTGGTTTTAATGACCACCATGACAGTCCGCCACCATGAAGAAAAATGATAACTGGCATATTTTTGTTGCCAAATTCTTTAAATATCATATTTATCCCCCATCTATATATCGAATATTATATAAGTAATCTCATTTCACATTTTTTTAATTACTAAACCAGTATATCTTAAAATTGATTTTTGAATTATAGTCTGTTTATATACTATATTATAATATTAATTTCAATATAATGTATATAACTAAACAAATATCGGTTCTCTTTCTCTAAAATCAATTACCTTTGTATCATCGTGTGCTACATTACATTGAAGCATAAAGTTTTGGATTTTTACCACTTCCTTGTCATTTTCAAACAATTGTAGCCATTTAAACCAATACATATAATTGTTGATATATTTAGTTGCAACGCCATTAAACCTGTTCATCCACTTTTTAAATTTGCTGTGTACATCATTAATGTGTTGAATATGGTAAATTAATTCTTTATGTTTTCCTCTTTTTTATACCCTTTATGGTCTAATGAAAATCTTTAGTAAATTGAACATAACTATTTTAACTGCAATTTGCGGTAGTATTTGAATAACTCACAAAACATAAAAAATGCCTGAAACCTTAGTATTACTAAGCTATCAGGCATTTTTCGCATCTAACTTCATTGGCGGAGAGAAGGGGATTCGAACCCCTGATAGAGTTGCCCCTATACACGCTTTCCAGGCGTGCTCCTTCGGCCACTCGGACATCTCTCCATAAGTAGAAAACTAACATCTATGATTTTAAGTGAACCACTTACTCAGCGAACGTATGTGAGTCGAGTTTCATTTATCAATCTTTTAATGCTTTTTCATGATATCATACATACTTTTTTAATTCAACTGAATATTTTTTTATGATATAATTTCAATTATAGATAATAATTGAAGTCGTAACAAATATGCAAGCGTCTATGAGTTAGTAAATCTTCAAATATATAAAAGGAGTGATTTTAACTATGAAAACTTTAATCTTATTTGCATCAAAATATGGTGCAGCAGAAAAATGCGCTAATTTACTCTCTGAAAAATTAAATGGTGATGTTAATATAATAAATCTAAAAGAAAATAAAAACATAAATCTCTCTGATTATGACAAAGTAATTGTTGGCTGTTCTATTTACGTAGGCAATGTACAAGCTGAGATAAAAAATTTTTGTGATACTAATTCAGTTTCACTTATGGCTAAACCTTTCGGACTATTTATATCATGTATGACAGATAAAAAAGACGAGATTAATTCATATACTGAAAAATCTTTTTCTAATGAATTAATTAATCATGCAACTATCATTGATTCACTAGGTGCAGTTTTTAATTTTAAAAAGATGAACTTTTTTGAACGACAAATTGTTAAGATGATTCTAAATTCTAAAAATAAAACTGATGAACTCAATATTAAAGTTGATGGTAAAACTAATATTTCCACCATTTCAGATGAGAAAATTTTGAAATTCGCGAGTGTAATGAATGATTAAAGGAGTGAAAATATGTTTAAAAAAATATTGTTGAGTAAAAACCCACTACGAAAGGTTAAATTTGCTTATTCTGATAAAGAAGGTAGCAAAACTAATGCTGTATCGCTAGGTGAGAAATTTGGAATTAATTAAGAAACTATCTATTAATACCCTAACATTGCTCAGAGTACCATTAACTATCTTATTCATATTACTTTTTATTAATAAGAATAATGTTCTACAATTGATTGTTCTTTCTTTAATCATATTAACAGATTTCATCGATGGAAGAATTGCTAGAAAACTATGCATTCAATCTAAACTCGGTAGTATATTAGATCCTTATTGCGATTTGTTTTTTGTGCTCTGTACAAGTATCTTGTTCAATATATATAATTTAGTTTCTATTACATATACTTTTATACTCATTTTCAAATTTGCTGAATTTAATATAACTTCATATTATGCTGGAATGTCCTCTAATAAAATTCCATTTATGTTTGACAAAGTAGGACGAGTTGTAACAGCTCTTTATCAGGGTGTTCCCTTTGTAGTTGTAATTCCTTTTTTGTCACAGTACTGCTCTGCATATATTTCATTTTTAATAATAGGTACACTTATATCAAGTACCTTAAGGATTTCTAATTTAATACATACTAAAGTATACAAATCTTATAATGAATAAAAAATTATTATTACTATTTCTATAACTAATTATAATTCGTTTTTTCTCCTATTTTCAAAAAACTTTGTTAATAATGCTGAGCATTCCTCATCATAAATCCATTTAACATCCACAAATGAATTTAGTCCCCTATTATCTAAGAGATTTATTAGTGAACCACAAGCCCCCATATCCTTATTAAAAGTTCCTATATAAACTTTAGATATTCTGCTTTGTGAAATAGCACTAGCACACATTGGACATGGTTCCAAAGTTACATACATTTCAGCTCCATTTAATCTCCAATTGCCAATATATTTTGAAGCTTCCTTAATCGCTAATATTTCTGCATGAGCTGTACTATCTTTTAAAGTTTCTTTTAAATTATGAGCTTTTCCTATTATAACTCCATCTTTTACAATCACTGCACCTACTGGAATTTCACCTTTATTCATTGCTAAAATGGCCTCTTCCTTTGCCACTTTCATAAAATCAACCATTATTCTTATGCTCCTATTATCAATTTTCTTATTTAGGTAAGTTAAATAAAATAACAAATCCATACACTTTAGGATTAATTAAAGAAATAGAAGGGATATCCTAGTTTACTAGAAAAATATCCCTTCTATTTTAATACCTTATCTAATTGCCTTTAGACAGCTTGTTTGTATATATCATTCACATATCATTAGCAACTTTACTTTCTTCAATATTAATAATCATCCTAACCTTCTTAATTCTATTCTTTTCTATTTCTTCAGCAATAAATCTTATGTTATTGACTATGACTTCTTCTTGTTCTTCTGGCATTCTTCCCAGATCTTCAATCATAAGTCCACCAACAGAATCAAATTCTTCTGAATCTATATTAATTCCTATTAAATCACTAATATCATGAAGTCTTAAGCTACCTTCAACTACA is a window encoding:
- a CDS encoding alpha/beta fold hydrolase, with translation MIFKEFGNKNMPVIIFLHGGGLSWWSLKPQIEALQKDYYIVTPIIDGHGDDWNNTFVSIKKSAEQVINYIKENCNGKVFAICGLSIGAQIVVEIISQECGITENAVIESALVYPMKMAVTLTVPMYNVCYGLIKKRWYARLQAKTLNVPYELFETYYEDSSRMTKETLINITKSNGDYSISSTLCKTKARTLILVGEKELSIMKKSATLLHDTINGSFLKVITKSGHGEISLIHPDKYLDLLQRFFANNTKHSQTL
- a CDS encoding flavodoxin domain-containing protein, whose translation is MKTLILFASKYGAAEKCANLLSEKLNGDVNIINLKENKNINLSDYDKVIVGCSIYVGNVQAEIKNFCDTNSVSLMAKPFGLFISCMTDKKDEINSYTEKSFSNELINHATIIDSLGAVFNFKKMNFFERQIVKMILNSKNKTDELNIKVDGKTNISTISDEKILKFASVMND
- a CDS encoding CDP-alcohol phosphatidyltransferase family protein is translated as MRNLELIKKLSINTLTLLRVPLTILFILLFINKNNVLQLIVLSLIILTDFIDGRIARKLCIQSKLGSILDPYCDLFFVLCTSILFNIYNLVSITYTFILIFKFAEFNITSYYAGMSSNKIPFMFDKVGRVVTALYQGVPFVVVIPFLSQYCSAYISFLIIGTLISSTLRISNLIHTKVYKSYNE
- a CDS encoding nucleoside deaminase codes for the protein MVDFMKVAKEEAILAMNKGEIPVGAVIVKDGVIIGKAHNLKETLKDSTAHAEILAIKEASKYIGNWRLNGAEMYVTLEPCPMCASAISQSRISKVYIGTFNKDMGACGSLINLLDNRGLNSFVDVKWIYDEECSALLTKFFENRRKNEL